In Candidatus Binatia bacterium, a genomic segment contains:
- a CDS encoding alpha/beta family hydrolase has translation MTPSKFKFRVGEKAGEVSALLLRPDHARALLVLAHGAGAGMQHKFMEEISQKLASQGVATLRYQFPYMEKGNKAPDSEGTLTETVRAAVAAAKKHAGDLPLFAGGKSMGGRMTSLAASKTPLDSVRGLAFFGFPLHAAGKSSAARGEHLMNVAVPMLFLQGSRDALADLKLLKPLCNRLGKRAELFVFDGGDHSLHMLKSSGRSDDEVLDEAAQTAASWASRLTA, from the coding sequence GTGACCCCGAGCAAATTCAAATTCCGCGTGGGCGAAAAAGCGGGCGAGGTTTCTGCGCTGCTGCTGCGGCCGGATCATGCGCGGGCTCTCCTCGTCCTCGCGCACGGCGCCGGCGCGGGTATGCAGCATAAATTCATGGAAGAGATCTCACAGAAGCTCGCGAGCCAAGGCGTTGCGACGTTGCGCTATCAATTTCCGTACATGGAGAAGGGGAATAAGGCGCCGGATTCGGAGGGAACGCTCACCGAGACCGTGCGCGCGGCCGTCGCCGCAGCGAAAAAACACGCTGGCGACCTGCCGCTCTTTGCCGGCGGCAAGTCGATGGGCGGCAGAATGACTTCCCTGGCTGCGTCGAAGACGCCGCTCGACAGCGTGCGCGGGCTCGCCTTCTTCGGCTTTCCGCTCCATGCCGCAGGCAAGTCTTCGGCTGCGCGCGGCGAACACCTAATGAATGTTGCCGTGCCCATGCTTTTTCTCCAGGGCTCGCGCGACGCGCTCGCCGATCTCAAGCTCCTCAAGCCGCTGTGCAACCGTCTCGGCAAGCGCGCGGAGCTTTTCGTCTTCGACGGCGGCGACCATTCGTTGCACATGCTGAAAAGCTCGGGACGAAGCGACGACGAGGTGCTCGACGAAGCTGCGCAGACAGCCGCGTCTTGGGCATCACGTTTGACAGCGTGA